One part of the Streptomyces ferrugineus genome encodes these proteins:
- a CDS encoding ATP/GTP-binding protein, with amino-acid sequence MAGRDLRTLFSSNDRSIAANEAFTNRQAQWQAVTAGLADHVRHVTRSDFDVEDLEAPRRNILVFHGVGGIGKSTLSRKIEASLAGSEHRPVQWESPSHPEERTLPVRIDLARAAGMDFERVILTIRLAVAAVGRPMPAFDLALRRYWEHNHPGEPIEDYLRRGGLLSRFSAAAALPQQMQSALSDVAQALLLPGTVGSALGHGAGALIKALRERRQSVRALAGCSRLTDLLEAEPDLDALSFYPHLLAWDLAQLPADKSALPVILLDTFEDSGDRTNRDFERLLQRIVWLMPNTFFVVTGRNRLQWAETSLEGQLDWTGPYSWPDLVPDIAHAGSGVSGRQILIGDFSPEDCEDYLARRLNRDGQPVIDEPIRRIIAERSHGLPLYLDLSVMRYLELRRIGSQPQVTDFEHDFPALIARTLRDLTAEERHVLRSVSLLSAFSVALATQAAGMQHDAPALRLAQRPFIRESPSGVWPFHVHDLIRAAIRNADDGSDDRWSEQDWQRAAQRAFHALESEWRQDPRRNRAVLVGCLQQGLLLARDFQLDLGWLADAAFQYVEDSIWEPLVLPAADAASPRGRRTAADALVETLSAIARRQHEHRGRTVSRLAAVLALGLLPDGLAELPTYYRAKAQRDLGLTDDSRRGMQRVASAGGRLASAAQRGLAHLSRVSGDFPAAVEAAGSLGWAGRHHRVLGDVWWVQGDMEQAAAAYLAARSEAEEHGVVGETAVAQAHLAFAVSFVDPLRADDELDLADRLLSPLSLRSNEMTARIATLVRDAGFASDLPDRAAVQLAEIGVSGISYAAAKLQLALCFHHAVLDAQDNLAASITRLRELTQNGYYAYYVEIAHFMGDLPLPSNTVQAQWIDGEQQPRERWRNIVLGRRDHVATVR; translated from the coding sequence GTGGCAGGGCGGGACCTTCGAACGCTGTTCAGCTCGAACGACCGGAGCATCGCCGCCAATGAGGCGTTCACGAACCGGCAGGCGCAGTGGCAGGCGGTGACGGCCGGCCTCGCCGATCACGTGCGGCATGTGACCCGCTCGGACTTCGACGTGGAGGACCTGGAAGCTCCCCGCCGCAACATCCTCGTGTTCCACGGAGTGGGCGGGATCGGCAAGTCCACACTCTCCCGCAAGATCGAGGCGTCGCTCGCCGGCAGCGAGCACCGTCCCGTGCAATGGGAATCCCCGTCCCACCCCGAGGAGCGGACGCTACCGGTCCGCATCGACCTCGCGCGCGCCGCGGGCATGGACTTCGAACGCGTCATCCTCACCATCCGCCTGGCCGTCGCCGCGGTCGGCCGGCCGATGCCCGCCTTCGACCTCGCCCTGCGCCGCTACTGGGAGCACAACCACCCGGGCGAGCCGATCGAGGACTACCTGCGCCGGGGCGGGCTGCTGAGCCGCTTCAGCGCCGCTGCCGCTCTGCCGCAGCAGATGCAGTCAGCCCTGAGCGACGTCGCCCAGGCCCTGCTGCTGCCCGGCACCGTCGGGAGCGCGCTCGGACACGGGGCCGGAGCGCTCATCAAGGCGTTACGCGAGCGGCGCCAGTCCGTACGCGCACTCGCCGGCTGCTCCCGTCTGACCGATCTCCTGGAAGCCGAGCCCGACCTGGACGCTCTCAGCTTCTACCCGCACCTTCTCGCCTGGGACTTGGCCCAACTCCCGGCCGACAAGAGCGCACTGCCTGTGATCCTGCTGGACACCTTCGAGGACAGCGGCGACCGCACCAACCGTGACTTCGAGCGCCTGCTCCAGCGGATCGTGTGGCTGATGCCCAACACGTTCTTCGTCGTCACGGGACGCAATCGCCTTCAGTGGGCGGAGACGAGCCTCGAAGGGCAACTCGACTGGACCGGGCCGTACTCCTGGCCCGACCTCGTCCCCGACATCGCACATGCCGGGTCGGGCGTATCCGGCCGCCAGATCCTGATCGGCGACTTCTCCCCCGAAGACTGCGAGGACTATCTGGCCCGTAGGCTCAACCGCGACGGGCAGCCAGTCATCGACGAACCGATCCGCCGGATCATCGCCGAGCGCTCCCACGGTCTGCCGCTGTACCTGGACCTGTCGGTCATGCGCTACCTGGAGCTTCGGCGCATCGGTAGTCAGCCGCAGGTCACGGACTTCGAGCATGACTTCCCGGCCCTGATCGCCCGTACTCTCAGAGACCTGACGGCCGAGGAACGCCACGTACTCCGCTCGGTCAGCCTGCTCAGCGCGTTCTCTGTGGCCCTGGCCACCCAGGCCGCCGGCATGCAGCACGACGCGCCTGCTCTGCGCTTGGCCCAGCGCCCCTTCATCCGGGAGTCCCCCTCCGGTGTGTGGCCCTTCCATGTTCACGACCTGATCCGCGCCGCCATTCGCAACGCGGACGACGGCAGTGACGACCGCTGGTCGGAGCAGGACTGGCAGCGCGCGGCCCAACGCGCCTTCCACGCTCTGGAATCAGAGTGGCGCCAGGACCCGCGGCGCAACCGCGCCGTCCTGGTCGGCTGCCTCCAGCAAGGACTGCTCCTCGCACGGGACTTCCAGCTCGATCTCGGCTGGCTCGCCGATGCCGCCTTCCAGTACGTAGAGGACTCGATCTGGGAGCCGCTGGTGCTCCCCGCTGCCGATGCCGCGTCGCCGAGGGGCAGGCGGACTGCTGCGGATGCCCTGGTGGAAACCCTCAGTGCCATCGCCCGGCGCCAGCATGAACACCGTGGACGCACGGTCAGTCGGCTCGCCGCCGTCCTTGCATTGGGGTTGCTCCCCGATGGCCTGGCCGAACTGCCCACGTATTACCGGGCGAAGGCCCAGCGGGATCTCGGGTTGACCGACGATTCGCGTCGCGGCATGCAGCGTGTCGCATCCGCCGGCGGTCGGCTCGCTTCCGCCGCTCAGCGGGGCCTGGCGCACCTGAGCCGAGTGTCCGGAGATTTTCCCGCAGCGGTGGAGGCCGCGGGGAGTCTGGGCTGGGCTGGACGGCACCATCGGGTGCTGGGGGACGTGTGGTGGGTGCAGGGAGACATGGAGCAGGCGGCAGCCGCGTATCTGGCGGCCCGGAGCGAAGCCGAAGAACACGGCGTGGTCGGCGAAACCGCCGTGGCCCAGGCACATCTCGCCTTCGCCGTATCCTTCGTCGACCCGCTTCGGGCCGACGACGAACTCGACCTCGCGGACCGGCTGCTGTCGCCCCTCAGCCTGCGCTCCAACGAGATGACCGCTCGCATCGCCACACTCGTGCGCGACGCAGGATTCGCCTCAGACCTGCCTGACCGAGCGGCCGTCCAACTCGCAGAAATCGGCGTCTCCGGCATCTCCTACGCCGCAGCCAAACTGCAACTGGCCCTGTGCTTCCACCACGCGGTCCTTGACGCCCAGGACAACCTCGCGGCCAGCATCACCCGCCTGCGCGAACTCACACAAAACGGCTACTACGCCTACTACGTCGAAATCGCGCACTTCATGGGCGACCTCCCGCTTCCCTCGAACACCGTGCAGGCACAGTGGATCGACGGGGAACAACAGCCCCGGGAACGATGGCGCAACATTGTGCTGGGCCGCCGCGATCACGTAGCTACGGTTCGTTGA